CATTACTCTTAGCGAATGTCTTTCTCATACAACCGGGATCAAGGCCCCCGGATTGAGAGAAAGTCTGCAAGATATGAAAGACATCAGTAGTATGGATGAGGCTGTAGCAAAGATCGCAACACTTCCTATGGAAGGTGTTCCTGGAAAAGTATTTAATTACAGCAATGTTGGTCTGCAGCTGGCTGGTGCAGTAATCGAAAAGATTAGCGGGGAAAGCTTTGAGCAGCTTTTCGCAGAACGGATTGCAAAACCATTGGATATGAAAAACACTGACTTTGGCCACAACAAAGTTTCCCTACCTGCAGGCGGCGCTTACAGTACTGCTGAAGATTACCTTAACTTTCTGGTCATGATTTTGAATAAAGGCACATTTAAGGGTAAACGGCTACTCAGTGAAAGCAGCATCAAGGAAATGCAAATCAATCGCATTACTCCAGACGTGAAGATTGCCTACTCTCCCGCCGAAGCAGGGGCACCAGGTTACGGCTACGGGGAATGGATAACTTCAGGATCAGTGACTAGCCCCGGGCTATTCGGCAGTTATCCTGTAGTGGACAACACGAAAGGTTATGCCGCTTTTCTGGTTACTTTCTACCTGAAAAATAAAGGGAAACAGCAGCGGTATGAGGAACTAAAAAAGCTTCTGGATACCATTTAATCTACCTTATGTACTTTTGTTGCTTGCCCTGTCCAAGTAAAAGGTATTTTAACCACTCATAGATTAATTAGTCGCCTTTGGTGTAATGATTTGTCCTTGTTTAATCACAGTCGCATCTTTAGTCACTCCTGTTTTCATAATGACCTGATTAGTTTTTATAGCTTTATTGACTTGATTTATAGAAAGCATACCCCCTGGAAGTATATGTGAATTCTTACGGTTTGCGATTTTTGCTAAAAAGCCATCACTACCAACAACTTTTCCATTTGCATCAACCTTTAACCAATCCCCAGTACAGACAAAATCAACTCCTTCAGCTTTTAAGTAGCCATTATTTAAAGTACAAACTGCTGTTTTACCAGTAGAAAATGTACTTACAATAAAGGTATAAGTTTTATCAGGCTGAGCTGGCTTACCTGGCCCTGGAATCCATTTGATGGGATCATAAGCTGCAACAATATCAAAGGATACAGGCACTCCTACAGGAATTTGACTAGCTGTATAATTCAATTTACAGTACTCCTGATCGCTGTTATCAATGGTATATAAAATTGTACCCACGGGTTTTGAGCCGAGAAAATAACCATCCTGACCATTATAAGCTCCTTTAATAGCACTATTATCAAACTCATTCGTAGTAAACTGAAGTGGGCAATACGCCTTCATCGTAAAAGCCCTGTAATATGGGAATATATCAGGATGATCAATTTCTGACTTTTTCCAATAAATACTTCCGCTGATAACCCCATTAGTGCTGTAGCTAATTGGTACTGGTGGTATTTTAGGAGCTCCCTCAGTTAAATCTATAGTAAGTATCTTCTGATCATTGTTCCATGAATTAATGGTATATTTAAATGGAGTAATAGCACTCACACTATAGCTGGCTGAGCCGATAAATGGATTGTCATAATATAGAATAAGACTGGTATCATAGGCCCCTTGTAATTTATACTTTATGGTCCCCTCCACACCACAGTAGGGAGAATTGAAAAGACCTATATATTGTCCATTATCAGAGGGCGGTATATGATCAGGCACCTTACTATGCCCTATATCACCATGATCTACCTGATTATTTTCCAGAATAAGATTTTTTGAAGTATGGTTATTAATGTAAAAAATGAAATGCTGTGCGCTAGCTGTTTTAAAAGTAAAAAACAAGAAGGAGTAAATAGCCAGCGGAAATGTAATATGTACTTTCATCAGTGTAAAATTTAGTACTAATTTAAGCCACAACAAATCTGAAAAATAGTAAAAAATCGCCAGACATAGCAGTTTTAATAATAGCAAGGTTCGAAGTAGCTAAAGCACTATCCCTTTTCTTTTACTTTGGTCCGACCAAGCCATTTCTCCGTCTCTACCACATTGAAATAAGGATTGTCTTTAAAGAGTTGTTTAATGATAGAAATATGATCATTGCCAATGATTAGGAATATGGCATTTTCTTTATAGTCTAACTGGGCAAGGATTTTTGAATAAATTAAGATGTTTCTGCGGTACCAATCGATGGTTAAATCGGCCCCTAAAAAATAATCAGATTCATTACTAAAGACATTGGTATTGCCAATTTGCGGATAAACATTAATGTAATGCGCATGAGAGGTCTGTTGCACTCTGGCTGAATTAAGCCAGCGTAGGTATTCCAATAAGTCGACCGATTTACGAACAGAATCACTTTTCATTAGCGTTGTTAAAGGTATGGTCATTCCCAACCCATTTTTCTTTGCCAGCTTATCCTGCTCATTGTGAGCCTTTGCATAGTTAACTAACTTCTGATAATAAACACCGTACATTCCGGGATGATCACATTGAAAGATATGCGGGTGGTTGAGCGCAACTGCAATGCGAGCACCAACTTGCCAAATTTCATTTCTTAGCTTTCTTAAATTTCCCTTTCTATATTCCTGGTACGAGCTATCCATCTTATTTTTATACTCCCATTCGGGCATCCTCTCCACAAAAACCTTATCAGGCTTTAAGTTCACTACCTTAGTTGCAAGTTGTTTAATGCTTTCCTGATGCTTTTCATCATTAACATCGTAAGTTAAAGTGTCAACTTGATTGAAGTGAAAAGTACCCAACAGGTAAACATTGATTTTTTTCGTTTGGGCAAAGGCCGAAAGATGAAGCACCAGGAAAGAGAAAAATAGGATGATTCGTTTTTTCATGAACAACGTTTTAAATATGAGTAATCCTCCAAAATAGAAGGTTTGTTCATATGACACCCGATTTAAAGAAACGTTGCATAGACACAAGAGTATTTTTCTTAAAAATATAAATCCTATATATCTTTAATTCCCAGCAAATACCAAATTGGTTTTTTCTTTACCTGTAATATTTTTATTGTAAATTCATTATTTGAAGATAACAACTTTGATATTATGAATAATTTTAAAACGAAACCATATCTAACCCTGATGATTTTTGCTTTAATGGCATTTTTCTTAATCTCAGGCTGTAAGGCGGGACTTGACAATCCTGCTAATTCATCTAAAGAGGTCGAGCAGGCTAATCTTATAAAATTAAAGAATGAAATCATAGAGCTGTCAAAAAAAGTGAGCTGTGAAGATGCTAAAGAATGGAAATTCATGCCAATAGGTGCAAAGGCCTGTGGCGGTCCATCAGACTATATCAGTTACTCCACTAAAATAGACACAAATGACTTTATAAAAAAAGTTAACTTCTACACTGCCGAATCAGAGAAATTCAATAAGAAATGGGGGATTGTATCAGATTGTACTTTGCTTAACCCACCAAAAGAAATAAGATGTGAGAACGGAAAAGCAGTACTTATTTATTAACAAACAAACCTTGAAGTTTTCCACTCCCACTATCTGCTTTACATCGGCAATATCCTACCCAAATAAACGCTATCTGTAACTCTTTTCCTAACTGCGCTGTTGATGTTTAAAAGCTATTCCATTGCTATCTATACCATAAACCTGTCCAGGAGCCACGAAAACCAGGGCACCATCTTCATAATCGTAGGGCTGACAGCCATATATCATGTCGCCACACTTGATATTTATCAAGAAATGTCCTACAAGCTGGAACATATCCCACTAGTGAACAGAAACAATATGAAAACTTATCTATTATATCTACTGTTATTTCTCACGGGATTGAGCCCTTATGGACAAGGGAGCCAGAGCAAGAATTTTAAGATGAAAAGAAGATTCCTCGAACTACATTAAAGTTCGAACTTATTAAAATGAACCATCAAATCACAGTTCACTTAAAATATTTTTCAAGAAAAATTGCAGTCCGCTAACTGTCGTTTTTTCATCCAAAGCATACTGCTTTTCGCCAGGCGTAATTACAAATGCCTTTTCCACCTGCAAATCATCCAATACATTATAAAAACCCTTAGAAAGAGAAGGAACTGTTGCATATTTAATTTCAATGGCAACTACTGGTTTAAGTCCGTCTACCAATATCACATCACATTCGGCCCCATGTTGCGTACGGTAATAATACATCTCCAGATGTTTGGGTTTCAACTGATAGATCTGCTCGACAACATAGCTTTCCCAGGAAGCACCGACAATCAGGTTTAACGGAAGCTCTGCACTACTTTTGATGCGGTTTAACTGATGTAGTAAGCCACTGTCCCGAATATAAACTTTTGGTGCTTTTACCACACGTTTTCCAACATTAATGTACCATGCAGGTAATTGTCTAACCATGAAAGCACCTTCCATGAAATCCAGATATCTCTTTATTGTTGTGCTGCTCACTCCCAATGCCCGGGCATAATTTTCTGCAGTCCAAATACTCCCTGTATTTGCAGCTAGCATATACCAAAAATTACGAATAAGTACCTCAGAAAGGTTAACTCCAAAAAGAAGGTTAAGATCACGTTCTATATATGCCCTGATAAAGTTTTCTGCCCATAGTGAAAACTGCTGATTGTTAGCACTTGTTAATGCGTTCGGAAATCCTCCCCTAAACCAATGCTGCTCTTGAGAAATACCACTATCAATTGCCTCCAATAAATTTATTGGAGACATTTCAGCAAAAGCAATACGCCCTGCTAAAGATTCAGAAACCCCTTTCACTAATGCTGGTGATGCAGAACCAGTAAGTATAAATCTTCCTGCTACTCTGTGTTGATCTATGATAGGTCTTAATTGTCGGAATAGATCCGGCACGCGTTGAATTTCATCAAGGACTATACAAGCATCTTTATATTGTTCAAACAAGAACGCAGGATTCTCCATACGCGCAATGTCATCGTCATTTTCAAGATCGAAGTATATTACTTGTTGTAGACTGCTTTTTAATAGCTCACGGGTGAGTGTGGTTTTCCCTACTTGCCTTGGACCTAGTAGAGCGACTGCTGGAAATGTCCTAAGCAATAAAACCAATTCTTCTTGTATTCTACGTTCGATCATAGATCAAAAGTACATAATCTTCCGAGTAATATTCAAATTTAATTTGAATATTACTCGGAAGATTATGTGAAACCGTACTATTATCCATTTAATATTTTACAACAACAGAATAGTAGTAAATAATATTTAAGCAAAAAAAAAGCTGCAGATATGAATCTGCAACCTTTAGTAGTTTTTAAAATTTTTAACACCATACTAATACAGTGTTAAAATTCGTACCCGAGAGCAGATTCGAACTGCCACGCCGTTGCCAGCACCAGCCCCTCAAGCTGGCGCGTCTACCAATTTCACCACCCGGGTAGGTATTTATTGTGCAAATATAGATTTATTCAGATAATATCGTCAACCCATCATAGGCTAATTTTATATTTGCAGGTAAATCTTTTTCCACAACTGCATGAAGTCCTAAATTATGACTGATATGCGTAAAGTAAGTAGTCTCTGCGCCTATCTTTTGCGAAAACTCAATCGCCTCATCTAAAGTAAAATGCGAAATATGTTGTTCTCTTTGCAAAGCATTCACTACAAGAATTCGAGTTCCTTTTATTTTTTCTAAAGTATCCTCAGCAATGGTCTTTGCATCGGTAATATAAGTAAAGTCCCCTATCCTAAATCCTAGAATAGGCAATTTATAATGCATAATATTGAGTGGAACAATGGCTGTATGACCAACATAAAAAGTTTCATCAGTAATGGTGTGTAGCTCTATCTGTGGTAATCCGGGATAACGAATATCTGAAAAAATATAGGAGAATTCCTTTTTTAGCGCATGTTGTACCCGTTCCGTTGCATAAATATCGATATGCTTTTTTAATAGGTAATTGAACGGTCGAATGTCATCAAGGCCAGCCAGATGATCTTTATGCTCATGAGTAAACAATATCGCATCAAGATCTTTCACTCCCGCACGGAGCATTTGATACCTGAAATCAGGACCACTATCGATCACAATGGTCTTATCCCCGGTTTCTAACAATACCGAAACCCTTAAGCGTTTATCCCTATGATCTGCTGATTGGCAAACTGCACAATTGCAGGTAATAACAGGAATACCCTGCGATGTGCCCGTACCTAAAAATGTAACCTTCAAAATATATTTGTTGCAAGCATGTAATCAAACTTAAATAAATTACCTTAGGTCTACAACCTCTACACCAGGATATTTCTTCGCGTCAAAAGTAAAAGTCGATTCAGGCACTTTTACATTGGCTACGAAAGTTTTCACGTTATAAGTATACCTGTTTCCATTTTTCTCCAGAATAAGTGCGCTGGCAATTTGCTTAGCAGCCTTATCTATGCTTAAACGTATTTTAAAGTACGATTTGTTGATGTCAGTCGGAGTCAGGTCGATCATCTGGTAAACCTTGGTACCTATCTTATTATCTCCGGTATATAAATACTTAAAGCCCTTTTCATAAATGGTAAATATTTTTGCCGGATTCAGCGCATCATCACTATGGTTTACATTCGTTACCTGAACTTCTTTTTCTTCTTTCAAATAGGTCCAAAGAGTTTTGCCATCGCTAATCATATCCTGCGTGGTCATATTAACCTTGTATTTATTCGCATTGGCTTTTACATATAAAGTACCTTCCTGAGTATCCTTAGCATTAGCTTGCTGATTGTTGATTATCAATGTAAAATCAGCCTTTACCACATCATAAGAACGATATTTTTTACTTACTTCGTTCAATATAATTTTAGCTTTGGCATCCGTCTGCGCGCTTACTTCATGTATATATCCCACTGCTGCAATCAACAACAACACAATTTTTTTCATCCTATTTCTATTAAATATTAATCTTTATCCAGGTTATCCAAAAACTGTTCCAATGCATAATCATCAGGTATCAACACCTCGCGTGCCTTACTACCTTCAAATGGGCCTACCACTCCCGCAGCTTCCAATTGATCAATGATCCTGCCCGCCCTATTGTAACCCAGTTTTAATTTTCTTTGGATTAATGAAGTAGAACCTTGCTGGTGCATCACAATTAACCGCGCTGCATCCTCAAACATAGAATCTCTATCAGATATATCAAAATCCATTTTAGCATTTTCAGCGGCTTCATCAATATATTCAGGCAACTGATAAGCCTCAGGATATCCTCTCTGATTTCCAATAAACTCAGAGATACGATCCACTTCTGGAGTATCCACAAACGCACACTGCAACCTGATCAGATCATTACCAGTAGATAAAAGCATATCCCCACGACCAATCAGCTGATCAGCACCACCACTGTCCAGAATTGTTCTGGAGTCGATTTTAGACAATACCCTAAACGCCAATCTGGCCGGAAAGTTCGCCTTAATCGTACCCGTAATGATATTCACTGAAGGACGTTGCGTAGCTAAAACCAAATGAATACCTACCGCACGGGCCAACTGTGCTAAACGGGCTATTGGCTGCTCCACCTCTTTACCCGCCGTCATCATCAAATCTGCGAACTCATCTACAATCAAAACGATGTAAGGTAAGAACCTATGCGAGTTGTTAGGGTTCAGTTTACGTTTAACGAATTTTTCGTTGTATTCCTTTAAATTCCTTACCTGCGCATCTTTCAACAGATCATAACGCTGATCCATTTCTATACATAGTGAATTTAGGGTATTGATTACTTTTTTAGTATCCGTAATAATAGCATCCGCCTCACCAGGCAACTTGGCCAAAAAATGACGCTCTATTTTATTAAATAAAGTCAACTCTACCTTTTTAGGATCAACCAATACAAGTTTAAGTTGCGAAGGATGCTTTTTATACAGCAAAGAGACTAAAATAGAGTTGATACCAACAGATTTACCCTGCCCGGTTGCTCCCGCTACCAATAAATGGGGCATTTTCGATAAATCGCCAATATAGACCTCGTTTGAAATGGTTTTACCCATAGCAATAGGAAGATCCATAGTTGTTTGCTGAAACTTTTCCGTTGCCAGAATACTGCGCATAGAAACCATTTCAGGATGCATATTAGGTACCTCAATACCAATAGTCCCCTTACCCGGCATCGGAGCAATGATACGGATACCCAAAGCAGCCAAACTTAAGGCAATATCATCTTCAAGATTTTTGATTTTAGAGATCCGCACACCTGGAGCCGGTATAATCTCATAAAGCGTTACGGTTGGTCCGATGGTTGCTTTAATCTTATCAATCTCTATATTATAATGATTCAGCGTCTCTACAATTTTATTCTTATTGGCTTCAAGCTCCTCAGCATTTACAGAGATTTTATTAGAACCATAATTTTCTAAAAGATCAAGATGCGGATATTTATAGCTTGATAAATCCAGCGTTGGATCATAGTTACCAAACTGCGCTACCAATTCATCCGATTTTTTCTCTTCTTCCGTTTTCTCTATGGTTAGCTCTGGCTCAGCTTTAGGGCTTTCTGGTATAGGCGTAGTTTCTACTGTTGGACTAAGTTCTATCGGTGCTGCCATCACGTTTACCGCAGGAGTAAATACCGGAACAATCTCTTCTTCTTCCTCCTTTTCTTCAAATCTGGACGGAGTAATTACAATATTTTGTTCGCGTTTACGCTGATTCCCCAACTTGTCATTCAAATTAAACTCAACAGGTTCCGAACGTACCTCACTTTCCAGCTCAAAATCTTCCGGCGCATCAGGTATAACAACAGCTTCCTTCTTTTTACGTTCCGGAATTTTAAAATCAATGTTATAAGCAATGATCAATATAGTTAAAGCTAAAAAAGCAATAAGCCCACCTACTCCGGCAATCCCAATTTGCGCGACCAACAATTTATTAGTCCAGTAACCAAATTCGCCCTCCACATAATGAGGTGTATTGGAAACAAAAGCATGGCCAAAACCAAATGTTAAAGATAGGAACAGTAAAAAGAATAAGCTGTATCCCAATGTTTTTTCAATAGAGAAGATTTTAACCTTAAACAGCAGACGATAACCGATAACAAAAAATACAAATACAAATAGAAAAGACGCCAATCCGAACCATTTGTAAATAAACTGATGCGATAACAATGCACCCACTTTACCCAACCAATTTTGTACAACTGGCGCTATATTTACCTGCTGAAGCTCTTCAGTTGTTTTAAAAAGATTACTCCAACCTCCATTTGCGTCTATTACATAACTATAATCTTCTTGCCAGGTAAACAAATAAGACGTAAAGGCAATGAGAAAATAGAGTGACAAAATTAAGAATACCAGTCCGATGATCTTAAACAATCTACCGTCCTGAAAATTAAAACGAGGTAAAATCTCTACTCTTTCTTTAAATGGTCTGGTAGTGGATGATCTCGAGCTTTGCTTCTCCGCAGGCTCATTTTTAAATGAATTTGACTTAAACTGGTTTCCCCTTACCGACATCTTTAATTACTGATTTTAATAATTAACAAATATAAAACATATAGTTGTATGTGCTAAGTTATTATAAACATTGCTAAAAAAACTTTTTATTTACAACCAGCGCCCTATTTGCCTATATTAAATTATTTAACCATTTTTAACCGAAATTTAACATTAGAAATGACGGATCTAGAGACATTAATCGAAACGGGAAGTAGACAGGATATTTTTGATCTTTTAACCGAAACCCCTACCCTTGCTACTAAAGACACCAGTCATGGTATGTCTCCCATTTTGCTGGCCTGCTATTACAAAAAACCTGAAATTGCTGCCTTAATAGCTAATTTCGCTAATCAAATCAACCTGTTTGAAGCCTGCGCTCTGGGCAAACTCGAAGAAACGGCATTCATAACAGAACGTAATCCCAATACGGTGAACGCCTTTTCTAAAGATGGCTTTACGCCATTAGGCCTGGCTGCCTATTTTGGCAATGAAGAGATAACCAAACTCCTGATATCTAGAGGTGCAGATGCAAATATACCTGCCAACAATGGTTATAATGTTTTTCCAATTCACTCTGCAGTAGCTTCGGGAAACCTCAACATCACTAAAATATTAATCAATGCCGGAGCAAATGTAAACGTAGCTCAACAGGCAGGTTTTACACCACTTCATGCCGCAGCACAATTAGGGGATATTGAATTGATCATATTGTTGTTAGAGCACTCCGCAGAAGTTGACATGAGAATGGAAGGTGGTAAATTACCCTCCGATCTTGCAAAGGAAAAGGGCTTCCATGAAATTGCAGAAATCCTTAAAGTTTAACTAAACATCCCAGATCCGCGTCCTGATCTTTTTAATATAATGCCTTACATCCAATACCAATGCGGCAAGTATATAAAACACGATCGGAAAGCCGACAGCCAAAAAAGAAGAATAGATAAAAAACAATCTGATTTTACTGATGGATATACTTAACCGCTCTGCAAGATAGGTACATACCCCAAAACTCTGCTTTTCAATAAAAGTAATGATCCGCTGGAACATGTTATTTTTTTAAGATTTTAATTCCTATAGCACAATTTAGGCATTTTTTCTGACTACAATAGAATTTATTTAACTGAAGTAAAGCCTGGGATGTAAAAGCGCGGTCTGCTATAACCCCTGCGCTTACATATTGATTTACAATAGCATTGCTTTCCGAAGGAATGCGCTCCAGAAAATCAATCGCTCTGTCTACCAGTTCAGGTTGATCCGTATACTTCCCATAAGAGAATAAAAACAGGCAAACGGTATTGATAATGATGTTATGAACGAACTGTAGCCCCGGCTGAACAATGACCTTCCCGGTATTTTTATTGAAATGGTAATGAGTTCGCCAATATTCATTTACAGGCAACTCACTAAAAAGCACCTGCATTTCGGCCACAGAACCTGCTTTTAATATTTTTGAAAATAGATGATTGGATTTTAGAATTAATGCAGCAAACTGCGCCAATCTAATCGTAGGGAAATTCTGTGGCCGCATTCTCAAAAACTTCCATAAAGCAGACTCAATATGGGTTAAACTATGCTTCTTCCTCAAAAAGGCATATTCCTTTTGTAGTTGTCTTGGATAGACTTCAATAAATGGTTGTTCCAAAAATCCTGCCTGTCCAAATATAAGCGCTGCTATTTGCAGAGCATTGTCTTTATATTTAGAAAAAAGATGATGTGGTAAAGCATCGGCAAGTAATTCAAATGGGACTGCATTTACTTTAAAACCAAAGTTTCTGGCCAGAAAATAGTAAAACGTCTGTTCCCAGTCTCCTCTGTTTTGACTGAGCTTCTTAAATACCTCTTCCGATTTTTGTTCAAATCGCTCTATCATTACTCTGGATAAAAAAGCATCTACTACAATCCGATCCACATCTGCAATATGTTTTTGGCAAGGGAAAGGATTTACCGTAGCGATGAGTTCACTATAATTAGCAAATAGATGGTCAGAAAAAAGATTTTTAAGCACAAGCACAGGTACCAAACTGCCGTTTGTCCGATAAATTGGACTATCATATTGATAAACCACATGAAGGACAACGGAATTGTAAGCAGGATTGTGTTGGTGACCATGGGCAAGCCAATCGGAAGATTTGAGGTGAATCTCTACATCACCGACCCAATTCAACCCATCAATAACCAGTTTAGCTCCGCTAAAATCGGGTCCAGCGTGTTTATTTAAAATACCAGGATGTAATACCTGTAATTCCTCTCCGTCTTCACAGTAAAGTTTAGCCGAATTAAGCAGCCTAAACTGCCATATAAAGTGTAAAAAATGCTCAGAAAAATCCATCTCCGAGAATTTAACGCAAAAAAATTAATTGAACCACAAAAACGGCAGTTCTTTTATAAGAGCAAAAACGAAAAATAAAAAAGTTAAAAACCAAACTTCCAAAAGAAAAAAAACGCGCTAGATAATTCAGCGCGTTTAAAGTTTAACGAATCTTTACAACAATATAGACAGCCAAGTATGGTTGCATGTTGTTATGCGGCTGACCTCCACCAGACGGCCTTGTCCTAGCTCCTCCGCTTCCCCCTCCGTTATATCCCTGGTAAGCACCCGCTCCGCCTGAACTAACGCTTCCGGATTCCATTGTATGATCATGATTTGGCATTTCAGCAACTGTAAGTTTATGTGTTTTTTCTCCCCCTAATTCTCCGATAGTATAATTTGTTTGGAGACCAGTAACAGAATCAAAATACCTACCAACTCCAATTAAAGAACGCCCCTGAGCGTCTTTAGTCCCATTGTTACCATTCATCAACGCCCATCCGTCCCATCTTGGTGTTATTCCTAAGCCTGAAGCATCAAAACTAGCCATAAAGGTTCCATCAAAATCGTAGATCTGTCTGATCGCCCCCTTGACATCCACCGCTGCTATTGTATCACTGATATAATCTTTAATGTTATACAAGTTTGTGTTTTTTATCTGTAGCTGAAGCATGGACGATCGGGCTCCTACAATAGCTTTAGCCTCCCTGTACACATTTTTAGATTGTTGATCTGCAAAAATTTTAGGATCGGAAGCCACAAAAGCTCCTTTCACTAAGGTCTTAGTCGCATAATCGGATAAATTGGAGGCGCCATCAAAGCGCAATACCTCACCGGAAATGTAAACTACACCGGCAGCAATACTCAAAGTACCATTACCGTGATCGGTCACTTCGCAGCCCGACAGTGCTAAGTCAATTCCTAAACCAGCAAGCATTGAATTGTTCATCATAAACAATTCATTTTGCATATTGATCAGGTAATCCATCTGACGCGGATAACCGCCTTGTATTTTTAAAAGCTCTTTCATATTAATATAATTCTATAGTAAATCGGCGACCGGCCATGGTATATTTTAAGATAAATGCCTTGATTTCATTTACTTTGAGCGATAACGCAACTGGGACTCTCA
This is a stretch of genomic DNA from Candidatus Pedobacter colombiensis. It encodes these proteins:
- a CDS encoding DUF2851 family protein, which encodes MDFSEHFLHFIWQFRLLNSAKLYCEDGEELQVLHPGILNKHAGPDFSGAKLVIDGLNWVGDVEIHLKSSDWLAHGHQHNPAYNSVVLHVVYQYDSPIYRTNGSLVPVLVLKNLFSDHLFANYSELIATVNPFPCQKHIADVDRIVVDAFLSRVMIERFEQKSEEVFKKLSQNRGDWEQTFYYFLARNFGFKVNAVPFELLADALPHHLFSKYKDNALQIAALIFGQAGFLEQPFIEVYPRQLQKEYAFLRKKHSLTHIESALWKFLRMRPQNFPTIRLAQFAALILKSNHLFSKILKAGSVAEMQVLFSELPVNEYWRTHYHFNKNTGKVIVQPGLQFVHNIIINTVCLFLFSYGKYTDQPELVDRAIDFLERIPSESNAIVNQYVSAGVIADRAFTSQALLQLNKFYCSQKKCLNCAIGIKILKK